A region of the Salvia splendens isolate huo1 chromosome 11, SspV2, whole genome shotgun sequence genome:
taataagagagagaataaagtgaaaGAGGTAGAAAATTAGACAATGGGAAAGTAAATGTGTTTacttttttactaaaaataaatgaCTCATTTTAAATGTGaagttaaaaaaaagtacaaattGCTCATGGTGGGACATAgaaaagaatattatttatttattttttaattagaaTGATAATGAAATCACTAATCTAGTTGATTAGaataacaattaataaattaatgacTAACATGCAATTCACTACAATTTTTTATAGAACTGTTGATTAtaactaaaaatattatttaagaCTAGAAGCTAACACACTTAATACAGTACTCcatcataaaaaaaagaatttatgATGAAGACAAACGAAAACAACTTTTTTGAAATAATGAAGATGGCTAAATTTGGATTTTAGCCTATTTTGATATTAGACTAAATTTAAAACGtttctaataataaaaaatgtaacaatataattaaatactctATCATTCTAGAAATATCTCATTGTTGAATCATATTAGGTGAATTTGAATTGCCGTTTACACCGTCGAATTTAAatctcaaataaggaaaaaactattgcagattacataattaataaagtgTGGAGCTTTCATAATTGCAAATTTACAACATCTTTACGAAAGctaaatttcctaaaataaacCCACCACCGAAACTTTTCCATGTTCGAGTATGATTAGTAATCAATCCCTAATCAAAATCCAAAACTAATACTACAAAGCGTCTagaaatttatattaaaaattcattctAGAAATTTCTCTTTGTTAAATAACCATCCACGATTACGTACATATCTGCAGATTCCATAATAAACTGCGTGAGTTTTAATAGTACTCGAAAGgtaaatttcctaaaataagCTCAACAAATTTTCATGTTGGAGCTGGATTAGGAATCAATCCCCAATTAAAACTAATACAAACCATCTATAAAAGCGTAGTCCCTATACAAGTTGCAGACGCCAAAACACAAAGAACTATCAATCatgaggatgaggaggagattTCCAAAGAAGAACAAAGTTTCATATCTTCAAACTATTCCTCGTGAATTGACGACCCATATTCTGTCTCGAGTTGCAGCATCTTCCGCAGCCGACCTCTCTAGCATTAAGCAAAGGTATGTCTTAATTTTCACGGTTGATTTTGCTTACTTGTTTCTCAAAGTTggctaattttattttactatcttGAATATCCTTAACTACAATTTTATGAAAACTGCAACGTTGCTTAATATTTAAAGTTAGACTGGATCATAATGTTAGTAAATCCTACTTTTAGACATGGAAATCTTAATACAAGATGATCAACCACTTTTTCTTTTATGTAATATTGCCCTAGCCGTTTATATTCAGTTAATTATGCGTTGTGTGTGTTTTATAATTACTCATAATTAACTTTACTCATTGTATATTTATTGATTTGGGGCCGCAGTTGTCAAGAATTACGTGAAATTGCTGAAGATTCATATGTCTACCAACATGCAAGTTTAGACAAATTTCCAATTGTTGAATGGAGTCCAATATGTGagaagaaacaaaagtttcTCAACAAATGCAAAGAAAGCTCTAATCCTGAAATCTGGTATAGGGAAGCACTGGTGCGTATATATTTCTAAACTATATAGTATCAAATTTGAAATAGGAAACATAAGTTAATTGTGTATAATTGGTTGGCGTGACAGTTGGATTTTTTCAACAAGAAAGATTATGCATTAGCTCTTCGAAAATTCTCCAAGGCGGCTGAAGCAGGGCACGTACAAGCCCTATACCTTTGCTGCATTATGATGCTTTTAAGTGGGAACCAGAGGAGGGGGGTTGGAATGATTGCCAAGATTAAGAAAGATGGAATAAGGGTGGGATTGTGCTGCAGAAAATTGATAGAGGAACTGAGACAAATTTGGGTGTTGAATCCATTGCTTAGTCAGTCGCGGTTGCTTTGTAGCAAACACCACAATCGCTACCGCCCGCGAACAAATAACTGGTCAGGCGAAGAATacgaagacgaagacgaagacGACTGCACAACCTGTGTTGCTGCTAGACATATTAAGCTTATTTGTGCTTGTTCTCACCTTTAATTGTTATCACCATTTTTCTCCAAGAGTTAATTCAAATCTTATGTACTAGTATAATATTTGTTTCACGAATTGATCGATTCATGATTGTTCAAAAATTTACAATATTGAATGGCTTCAAATCATGTGGGATTAATGTGTCGTGTAcggtataataaaaaaatacaacccAATCAGTACCAAAGCATGTCCAGTAGAGCGTAAATCGGGATAAATCAGGAtcaatgattaattaattttgaggtATCAATTTACTCCTGAGTatgggttggacttttttctaatcgattggacaatcggcccaattttttttcgatcggttggaccatttggcccaaatttttaagtccagatatactgttgggtcagtcatttttcggtttcggcccagatatactgctgggtcagttaaatatgacccacagtcggcgacccgctctgataccatgatagaaatccatgggttccatcctaaaaccaattggtgataggaggagggtcccatgagacttatatactagtttcagttttctcttgataccgatgtgggacagttatatgttatatttttagtttcaattgccaacaattATCACTAAAACTATGGGTATGTATTATAAGATGGTCGTGCACATGTATGGTAATTTTGGTATAGTCAATTCAGATCAAACATACTGAAAATTTCATTATGAAGAAAGTAGAAATTTCAtaagtttttaaattttgtatatCTATTTTACCAATATTTTAACTAACAGAGAATACATGCATATgcgtaaataattaaatacctCCAAAGATTTGTTGAAGTTtatctattttatattttaaaatttaaatggaAAGAGATACACATTTATGTAATTATCCAATGATTTTGTGTTGTTCGATTCTCTTTTACGTTTCGAAAAAGATCCGGCAAAATACTAGTGTGCGAGTATGTGTGATAATTTGAGGGAAGTGGGTTGCGTAGTGTCTGAGTAGTCAATCAAAGAATGAACAAGAAAAATGGCCATAGACGAGTACAATCCAATGACATTACTGGAAATTATTTATCATCatatattcaaaaataataattgaatataaaataagatatttgAACATTGTGTATTTCACGTATTAACCATAAACATAATGGATCGAAAACTTACCTTCACGATCCATAGCGGAAGCGATTGGGGAAGACGAGAGAACTTCCTCGAACTTTCTTTGGCGTAGTAGCGCAACTCCAACTCCAAGGATTTGTTTCTCTATCTTTCCCTCGTTTATGTGTTCTTTGTAATGTGTATGATTTGATGGGATTACCACACTTGTATATATAGGCAGATAGAGGACAAACCCTAATCATAAAACGTTAAAGCCCTTTCCATCAaagtggctatttaattaggacGTTTCTTTTTGACCAAGTAATaccaaaatcaaattaaataattgaccataataatttaattttattttgttgatcAACAATATATCAATACAAATtacaccatatatatatatacatccctatatatatataggaaaatgatcaatacaaaacttgatctcaatacaaaatccagaccaaatcctgaccatgagatttgacaatccaatggtcaataattaaacaaaaacacggagggtcattgtaaagcagttttaagtcatattataaactttgggtttgaggtcatgttaagatcatttcatgtcatccttactataatgacgtaaaaataagcttacaatgacctaaaaatgacttttgtatgcttggttctgcatttttgtattaagaatggttttgcatggatcaaaaccctatatatatatatatatggttttgatctatgcaaaactagatttaaatacagaaatgcagaacaatatcatatgTAGGGAACTTTTAAGttatagttagttaatttttaggtcatgctaacaaagcatgacctaaaatggtcttagcatgacattaaaccaaaatattataatatgacataaaattgcttaattatgaccttccgtatttttggttaattattgaccattagatcatctaatcctagggcaaAGATTTgagctgcatttctggatttaaatgcatttttattttgatcatcttccTATTTgagctgcatttctggatttaaatgcatttttattttgatcatctatagggagatgatcaaaataaaaatgcatttaaatccagaaatgccgCTCCAAATCAGATTTAAATatagaaacgcagaacaatatcatacgtaggacACTTTTAGGTcgtagttagttaatttttaggtcatgttaacaaagcatgacctaaaatgatcttagcatgacattaaacctaaatattataatatgacctaaaattgcttaattatgatcttccgtgtttttggttaattattgaccattagatcatctaatcatagggagggagatgatcaaaataaaaatgcatttaaatccagtaATGCAGCTCAAATatgatttaaatacagaaacgcagaacaatatcatacgtagggcacttttaggtcatagtttgttagcatgacctaaaaattaactaactatgacctaaaagtgccctacgtatgatattgttctgcgtttctatatttaaatctagttttgcatagatcaaaaccccatatataaatatatatatatatatatatatatatatatatattattttctttcctCAGTAATCAAAAGAACAAATATTTCTTTTACTACAATGACTACCACAATTTTTCCAATTAATGGCAATCAAATCCGCACATATATACACTCATATATTCTCCTTTTCCTTATTAGCATAGGAGCGTGATATTAGTCAAACATAATGACTAATTATGATTTAGGGAATACATTATGGCTAATTGGTTATACGTCCATTTTCATTCCAATTATATCAATTAATTTAGGGAAAAATGTGTCTAATACCAAGTtaatgtattata
Encoded here:
- the LOC121755331 gene encoding putative F-box protein At1g67623 is translated as MRMRRRFPKKNKVSYLQTIPRELTTHILSRVAASSAADLSSIKQSCQELREIAEDSYVYQHASLDKFPIVEWSPICEKKQKFLNKCKESSNPEIWYREALLDFFNKKDYALALRKFSKAAEAGHVQALYLCCIMMLLSGNQRRGVGMIAKIKKDGIRVGLCCRKLIEELRQIWVLNPLLSQSRLLCSKHHNRYRPRTNNWSGEEYEDEDEDDCTTCVAARHIKLICACSHL